A single Drechmeria coniospora strain ARSEF 6962 chromosome 03, whole genome shotgun sequence DNA region contains:
- a CDS encoding putative PRS5-ribose-phosphate pyrophosphokinase, whose protein sequence is MVRNIVILGGNSHPQLTENVCNFLCIPSCDRILSKFSGGESRCEIQDSVRGKDVYIIQTGSGSVNDNLIDLCIMISACKTGSAKRVTAVIPLFPYSRQPDWPYNKAGAPLSKSASSAPRSDYTFESVPATPRPGGPRSKGLSNGVHNLAERLTKSSISEYASAGANGAEAFSKGLDNATLGLGLNGRLQPMDASVTSQVNYTTHDYENPMSITGFQPKPGYKQWVAQAGTLVADLLTCAGADHIITMDLHDPQYQGFFDIPVDNLYGKPMIQNYIQGHIPDYRDAVVVSPDAGGAKRATLIADSLNMDFALIHKERRPIKFQEQRNASMMLVGDIANRVCILVDDLADTANTITRAAKLLKREGATKVYALLTHGVFSGDAIPRLNASAIDKIVVTNSVPQDEHCRLCPKLEVLDISHIFGEAIRRVHHGESISKLFQHD, encoded by the exons ATGGTCCGAAacatcgtcatcctcggcggcaatTCGCACCCGCAACTGACGGAGAATGTCTGCAACTTCCTCTGCATCCCCTCGTGCGACCGCATCCTCTCCAAGTTctcgggcggcgagagcCGTTGCGAGATCCAAGACTCGGTCCGCGGCAAGGATGTCTACATCATCCAGACCGGCTCCGGCAGCGTCAACGACAACCTCATCGACCTCTGCATCATGATCTCGGCCTGCAAGACGGGCTCGGCGAAGCGCGTCACCGCCGTCATCCCTCTCTTCCCCTACTCGAGGCAGCCCGATTGGCCGTACAACAAGGCCGGCGCGCCCCTGTCCAAATCCGCCTCGAGCGCGCCTCGGAGCGACTACACCTTCGAGAGCGTGCCGGCCACGCCTCGACCCGGCGGGCCGCGAAGCAAAGGCCTCAGCAACGGCGTCCATAACCTCGCCGAGAGACTCACCAAGAGCTCCATTTCGGAATACGCCTCGGCCGGTGCCAATGGCGCCGAGGCCTTCTCCAAGGGCCTCGACAACGccaccctcggcctcggcctcaacGGTCGGCTGCAACCGATGGACGCCTCCGTCACTTCCCAGGTAAACTACACCACGCACGACTACGAGAACCCCATGTCCATCACCGGCTTCCAGCCCAAACCCGGGTACAAGCAGTGGGTCGCGCAGGCCggcaccctcgtcgccgatcTCCTCACgtgcgccggcgccgatcACATCATCACCATGGACCTTCATGACCCCCAGTACCAGGGCTTCTTCGACATTCCCGTCGACAACCTCTACGGCAAGCCCATGATACAAAACTACATCCAAGGCCACATCCCCGACTACcgggacgccgtcgtcgtctcccccGATGCCGGAGGCGCCAAGCGTGCCACGCTCATCGCCGACAGCCTCAACATGGACTTTGCCCTCATCCACAAG GAACGCCGGCCGATCAAGTTCCAAGAGCAGCGCAACGCCAGCAtgatgctcgtcggcgacatcgCGAACCGCGTctgcatcctcgtcgacgatctGGCCGATACCGCCAACACCATCACCCGCGCCGCCAAGCTCCTCAAGCGCGAGGGCGCCACCAAAGTCTACGCCCTCCTCACCCACGGTGTCTTTAGCGGAGATGCGATCCCTCGCCTCAACGCCTCGGCCATTGACAAGATTGTCGTGACCAACTCGGTTCCCCAGGACGAGCATTGCCGACTGTGCCCCAAGCTGGAAGTTTTGGACATCTCGCACATCTTTGGCGAGGCCATCCGCCGAGTTCACCACGGCGAATCCATCAGCAAGCTCTTCCAACACGACTGA